The following DNA comes from Populus trichocarpa isolate Nisqually-1 chromosome 19, P.trichocarpa_v4.1, whole genome shotgun sequence.
TCCATGTCTCCCAAAGCTTCCAGCAATTTGATCTACACAAGTAATTATCGGAAGCGAGTCCATGAACTTGTATGCTCTATCTTGGTGTTacattatatttgatatttctaCACGGGCATTATTAATTCATCATGCAAAAAGATTTGTTAATGATTCGATAATGAAGAATAAAGTTCAGTTTCATCTCGAGTTTTTCCTTCTGAAGCTTATTTTCTTTTGCACCGAACGTCGAAACTTCGAAAGACTGTTACAAAAATTTGTTCTGCAAAACCGTCAGAAAGAATTTTTTCTCAGACTCCAATTACTGTTGAGGAACCTTGTACTAGTTGATAGGTTAGAACCCTGGCAATTGCAACCATATTTGGTATAAATCTTTCTTGATTGAGCATAGTTTCTATCTCAGATCAACAAGTagacattttatttcaaaaaatcaatcttgAATTAATAAGTGTGAACAAGTGATAGATTGTTTCCTAACATTAATTGATCAGTTAAGTTAATCATGCATACCTCCACTTGCTTAGTATCAGCCCTATCGTTGGCATACCGCCATTGCATCAGCCGAACATGAAGCCTTCTTGGCTGATGAATGTTCTCAACATTCCCAGATCCTGAGAGCAAGGAACTAGATGACAgagattttttatccttaaacaaGTCTAGACCCATATCCAGCAATTTCTCAACACCTGTAGTCCTCAACGGACTTGATTGTGGTTTCGAACTTTAAAAGTTCATCAACTTTACCTTGCTTTCCACTGACATCACCCTGTAAGTGAATTTGCTATTTctattctcttttcttcttgtttgtgCTTTCGTTTACATTACCCTGTAAATGAATTTGCTCTCTttatcacatttttttattgtaagtttCTTCATTTTTCGAGAAGCATCTAATGATTCTGCAGATTGAACACTAGCATCTGCTGTCCATCTTCGAGACCTTGTTGGTATATCATTCAAATAATTAGATcacttttatttaataaatttaatataaaaaatggtttaaaataaaatttgaattggaTCTGGTTTTACTGGTCATTGACTTGACCTGTAAAGCGACATTGtgattaataattatgattaatgGGGTTTGCATTGCGTTTTTTTATCAGCTTGAAATTACTGTTAGGATTCCATTGACGGTGCTTTTACTTCTCATTTAAGCAGGGTAATGTTGGAAATGAAAAGATTCTGTTGGACTTCCTGAGAAGCTTCAGGAAGTAGGAGACCCAGGTGAAGTAGTGGTGTTGTTCGATGGCTACTTCTTGATTGCCGGCATTTTCGTGTTTCCAAGTGGTCTACCTGGGATTCTGCCAAGTGGCAATCATTTTTTCCCCAAAAGTaatcgatttgttttttcatttgactTCAGGTTTTGTCAACTTAAACATTTGGTAATGGTGACTGAGAAGCCAAAGCTCCATTTCTTGTGACCAGGATTGTTTCAACATAAATATTACCAAGCTCCATAGTTTATTTGCATTCTCCCTGTATTCATTTTGAGggaccaaattttttttcatggagtcTGCCATTATGAAGACTCCTTGGTTGATAATCTGAATGCACGAGAGGTTTGCTGATAAGGCTTTGGCACCTACGCAAGTACTGTAAAAGACCATTGTTCTGCTAAGGCAATGAGCCAGTGGGTTTCATCAAGGTCAGCACCATATCCCAAGTCCAATTCTCTTCCCAGCCCAACTATACGTTCCATTTCCAGGAgtgagaattttttatatactcAAAACCTGAGACCTCCCTCATAGGGAGTGAGAGTACCAGTTACTTGAAGCCTTCATGGTATAAATTCGACCTGATAGATCAATAATATTCTCTCATCAATCACCTTATTAGTGCCGATTGGGAGGGAAGGGGAGGAGGAGGGAAGCTTCATCACAAAGGAATAAAATGTTGGGAAATGAATAACACAACTACATCTGTGTTTGAGAGAAACCacaaaagaaaagtaaagtTGATACTATAAACCAGAAAGAATGGATGAGAAAGATTCAAAAGCCCCTTACAGCTCTACTAAACTCCAGAAGAAGCAAACCCGCAATATCAATATCGCGAAGAGGTGTTGGAAAAGCAAAAGAAGATCAAGTAAAACTATAATGGATGACTGTTGGTTTGAGCTTAAAGCTAGCCAGCATAATAAACTGAAAAGACTTGCTAGGCAATAGGCAGTAATGCTTGAATAAATGATGTTAAATTAACATTCTATACTACAACAGGCACTTTTACAACCAACGGCCATGCTTGATCCTGTAAAAATTGTGCAAGCATACTTGATCTACAAAATTTAGATGTTCTTACGCACCAGGGAAAATATGAAGCTTCCATTtccaaaatcaatgaaaattgCACTGTTGTAATAAAGGATGACTGTAATCTACGTGCTTTTCCCAAAGAGGCTTGTATTTTTCCATCCCAATTTTCAACCATGGCTTGGAGTTTCCATTGAAGTGCAACACTGCCCCTTTCTCTATCAAGTGAGGATCAACATTTGTATAGCCCAATCCCAACACATGCCATGAGGGATCTAATGGCTCTGTCAACCCATAGAAAGTCAAAAGCCCAGGAGGTAGTGTTCCAAGTTTCCAGAGTGTCCGATCCACATTCTTTTCTTGCCAGTAGTGGTAGATTTCAGTTACATTTCGCTTCCTCCACTCAACCAAATCAAAAACATTCATTCCAAATGCCCAACCACACGCATCAGGATCAAAATGTTCTCTAATAAGAGGGTGAGAGTAGTTCAGGTACTTGTGGTATCTGTGAAATGTCTCCATGCATGTCTCAACTGCTCCATTAACGTTGCTGTTCAAGTCAACTGAAAATAGACCAGATAAATCTTTCTGAACAACTACATCATCATCAAGAAATACCACCTTCTTCAATGCAGGGAAAACTTCAGGAATATAAAATCTGAGGTGATTAAGCATAGATAGATATTTTGGGTTCCGGAACTTGATTGGAGTCCGGCCATCATCATTATGGCCTGAAAAGTAATAGCTTTGAGTTTCAGAGTCTTGGAGCTGCTTAAGCACTGGAACATAAGAAGCATTTAGCCATTTAAAGTCTTCAAACTTCTGAACCTCAACAGTAACTCCTCGGAAAGTGTTCATGGCAAACCAAGCCTTCATTGCGATGTAGTTTATTTCATCAGTTACAAGATGAAACACAACCATATCTGGATTCTTGGAATTTAAAGCAGTTGAATTGACAACAACTGAAGTTGCAAGGATATTGTCAGAGAAGACGCAGAAATGATAGAGGTTGCTATCTCTAAGTTTTGTCTGAATTTGcattctctcattcttttttctctgtAGATTTGGATTTCCAAACCATTCAGTAGTTAGCCGAATACCAATGCAGTAAAGTCCTTTTGGGATTTCTTCAGCAGCTATTTGACCATACTTAGAGCTTTTCTCATTCACAATACCCATTTGTTCGTCAAGAACTTGGATTTTGGCTTTCAGTCTCATAATCATAGTTGCACTATCATAATGAAGTTGCTGGGCTTGGAAGAGCAAAAGTGCCATGTCACGGATAGCAGTTTCTGATTCCCTGGTTGTTAAAGGAGCTCGCCTCGTTGCGGCGCTTGAAAGGAGGACCTGGGAATTGCGGATTTGGGCACTTAATTCCCAAGCAAACTGAAGATTGTTACTTTCTTTTGCAATCACAACAAAAGCTTTTGCAAGAGAAATTTGGTCACTAAGTTGCCTGGTGATTGAGTTGGGGCTCAACATTTCATCTGTAATGTTTAGGCCTTCAATGTTTTTCTCATACTTGGTATAGTACtgcagaaagaaaaagaatcagaGTTTTTAATGTCAAGGAGATAAGCTGGCACAGGAGCAGAAACAGGGAATGCAAGGATTACAGcataattattatcaaaataaaaattaaggataaatGCTCAGAAGCTCAAACACGTGGTTTACAGTTTGAGATCACTTGCTGAATATAGCAGTAAATCCAACGCATATACTACTGAAAGAAATTGCTGTTATTGTGAATATGGACACGGATACCTTCACTTCTAAAAGTTTatggttaaaaagaaaatacagagtaaaaaaaacaaacatgacaaACTAGGTAGAGTGTTGTTGAAGATCACAACTTCGGTGGCATGGAAAACACACAAACTGAGAGTGGGGTAGCTGCCATTACTTTCAAATTTTGGGCTattttgctctctctctctttgtgagtttttttagtgtgtaaattaatcattttctaATCTACAGTTCAGCAGTATGACCCAGGTACGCAAGTTTCATCATTGCCCAATTCTGGAGTTTAACTTACACTCAAAGAAAATGATAGAGGAGCCAGGGAGACACTTGTCCATAAGGTTGTTATACATCAACAATATTTCACCTTTctttttaagaagaaaaggcaaaaatTTCATTAATCAACTAAAATAACAGTTTACAAAGAATGAAGAGTGTTTGCTACAATAAAAGCaacaaaactaaactaaacagaATATAAACACAACAGAGAGGGAAATAACTTCAGTTCCATTTGATTCCCCATCTCATGCAGATTGATATAAAACACAGAATATTTCACcatttgctataaaaaaaatccaatcacaTCAATATATGAAGACATAAAGTCACAAAATGCCAGGTATTCTATGATATCACGAATATGTGGCATGTCAGCTGTCTCCGAAATAATAACATCAAAAAGCTTGCACATGAGGTGCATGTTAAAACATGATTAGCATTTCTTACCATTGTCCTCAAAAACACAACTCAAATCCTTTAGATCACAGTTTGTTTGATGCTCTTATAAATAAAACCTCAAAACACACATATTTCTTCTTATATAGCAAGCCATTCATCTTTCTTTACAAGTTCCTTTTGCTAATAAAACTGAATTTTAGCAGCACATTGGATACTTGAATAGAAAAATACTGAAAAGAACAGATCTTTCATAAATATAATTCTGTTTGCTTCTCTCAAAATTCTTCCCTGTAGAATTCAGGTAAGTTATCAAACTCATCTACAAAAAGAGTTATTCAATTTGTTCTGCATACAAATAACAACTACCTATTACCCATTCTTCTCTCATTTTCCCATACAGTATAACCTCCTATTATTAACTGCTCGTTTGGTAGCGTGGCCAACCGTGCTACCAAACAATGCCTAAATATTCTACCCTCTCTTGTCATCATTACAATATACATGGAGCAAGTGCCCCATTAAGGTATTTATACAAAATCCCTTCAATCTCAATGCCCTGCTAACTTTGTTTGTGCTTCACATGCACGGTATTGAAGCAATGTATGGCACGTACACCCAGTGCCTTAAACATAACTTTCTCAAATCAATACCTAAGAAGGTCATTTAATTCAACAGCCTGAATCAAATTACCAGCCTGGATCAAAGCCATTGCCTCCACTAAGGAACAGTACCTATTAAGCTATTGGAAGCATATGGCATATCCTAAGAATACAATCATGAAATGCAAGCTAAGGATTTTAAGACAATTTATTCACATCTACTAGTTAATGCAGCCCTTCTATCATGTAGGGTATAACTACATCTAGCTCAAGCAAAGTCACggatcaaaaaaaaattccattctACACATAAAGACAAACTCAACAGCACAAAAGCACATACAAGCAAAAATAGCAATTTAAGCTAACAATCACGTCATAATACAGCTACAACCCCAGAATTGTATATCTCAATCTTCATCAAGCCCATTAACAGTACCAACCAAAAcccaattaaaattattacatCTTCAAATCCCAAATCATAAGAATCCCAGAACTCAAAACACTGATTCCCTTCAAAATTCCTACATTTTCAGCAATCAAACACATTAACAACtacccaaaataataaaataaacagtaaAGCACAGATCTTTACCTTATTAAAGCTGGTGGATCTTGATTCAATACGACTCTCTTTgctaaaaataactataaacaGCAACACAGATATACCACACAAAGTCCACCACACCACACTTGATATCCTCCTCCTCACTGGCCTCCTAAAGTCCACTGGTCTCCTCCTCATCTCAAACTTTTAAGCACTGTTTGGTTCCAAAGAAAGTAACTTTCTATATGACCCAGATGATGAAGAGTTGAGAACTTGAGATTGGGATCTGATATATGATTTGATCTCGTGTTTCaagaatttagtttttgatatttattttttggggttttgtGTGTTGAAAGAAGTTTACTTTTCTTTGGAGAGGTACAGACTGCAAATACAGTTATGATTGTTATGGAACATGGATTTTAGAGAGGGaaattgttttggtttattgtgattttgtgtaggtactaataataattaattaatttataatttaatccctaatatttaaatacattaaatagTTAGTCCCTCTAGTGTAGAAAACTATAACTTAATCACtatattttttagcatttgcaaataaaaaatcttttcattTGAATCACGCAACAAAGAGAAGCTCATCTTGTATTGTTTggttatcattttaaaatatatatattttttaataatatttcaagagtttgagataataataatgattaaaataatatatatattttttatttttaaaattttattttaacattaaaataattcaaaaatataaaaaaataaatttcgaAATTTTCCCAAACTCCGGTTAAAACGTCCCATGAACACCCGTTAAATCCACTCTAATTAATTTGGAGTTAAGGCATAGAAATGGTCAATTTCTGTGATGTTAAGTTAGCGGTTGTGATACATTAACAGGGACAGCTTGGCCTTTCATAATCAAGGCTGCTAATCTTTTAGGAAACAGCTAAATAGTTGATCTTGAGGTTTTGTATCATTGCGGTTAAAAGCCTAGTTATAAAATGCAAATCACTTAGCGGATCAATTTAGAATCAGGTTCATTAGATTGATTCAGGGTTTGGATCGATTTgatttgagttgaaaaaaaaacataatcatctTGAATcagttaaaaatctaagttgACACATAATTAAATTGACTAGCAACCTGACTTGATGTAAAACCTAGCCTTTaacccattgatttttttaaaaaaattcttgt
Coding sequences within:
- the LOC112325167 gene encoding probable galacturonosyltransferase 10, producing the protein MRRRPVDFRRPVRRRISSVVWWTLCGISVLLFIVIFSKESRIESRSTSFNKYYTKYEKNIEGLNITDEMLSPNSITRQLSDQISLAKAFVVIAKESNNLQFAWELSAQIRNSQVLLSSAATRRAPLTTRESETAIRDMALLLFQAQQLHYDSATMIMRLKAKIQVLDEQMGIVNEKSSKYGQIAAEEIPKGLYCIGIRLTTEWFGNPNLQRKKNERMQIQTKLRDSNLYHFCVFSDNILATSVVVNSTALNSKNPDMVVFHLVTDEINYIAMKAWFAMNTFRGVTVEVQKFEDFKWLNASYVPVLKQLQDSETQSYYFSGHNDDGRTPIKFRNPKYLSMLNHLRFYIPEVFPALKKVVFLDDDVVVQKDLSGLFSVDLNSNVNGAVETCMETFHRYHKYLNYSHPLIREHFDPDACGWAFGMNVFDLVEWRKRNVTEIYHYWQEKNVDRTLWKLGTLPPGLLTFYGLTEPLDPSWHVLGLGYTNVDPHLIEKGAVLHFNGNSKPWLKIGMEKYKPLWEKHVDYSHPLLQQCNFH